The following coding sequences lie in one Thalassoglobus polymorphus genomic window:
- a CDS encoding TolC family protein, which translates to MKTNLFARRLLALGLVPMLGVGCASARSHVSLPVKKTSPTNPVVAVEQGTPYGETVAAKEQTQLPGRPSVDAPDSKNEIQVVNFQPEIAVENQALSEPAKLPPVPDEQTISSAEPGMTLQALEDLAMQNNPAIQQANAAASKASGVHYQVGLKPNPSIGYFGEEIGNEGAGGLQGAYVSQTFVRGDKLAWNRQVIGHDVESMRWQVETQRQRVRTDIQVQFYQALAAQKRLELARDFREIMERGVQVSKERVEAQVGTRPDVLQSEIQLNEVELVIQRAEFQYEAAWKKLVALVGVSDLPPRVLIGEFQTTQDSRDAEMIYNEIVAQSPLLSVAYARVQRTQANLQRQNVQAIPNVNAQFGVGRDDGTGDTFANIQLSLPIPFNNQNEGNISAAHAEYCEATQNVQRIKMQIRQNLADAMREYQIAKSKVTRYETAILPKAQETLELVQEAQEAGEFDFLRVLTARRTYFDTNLNYVTSLSDLSTADARISGLLLTGGLSNVATYDGDDSLRDQALNGQ; encoded by the coding sequence ATGAAAACCAATCTCTTCGCTCGCCGTTTGCTGGCCCTCGGACTTGTTCCAATGCTGGGCGTTGGATGTGCGTCAGCACGTTCGCACGTCTCTCTTCCAGTCAAAAAAACGAGCCCCACCAATCCTGTCGTCGCTGTGGAGCAAGGGACTCCATACGGTGAAACGGTGGCTGCAAAGGAACAAACTCAGCTTCCGGGCCGGCCTTCAGTTGACGCACCCGATTCAAAAAATGAAATCCAGGTTGTCAATTTTCAGCCAGAAATCGCCGTCGAGAATCAAGCACTTTCTGAGCCGGCAAAGCTCCCACCCGTTCCAGATGAGCAGACGATCTCATCGGCTGAACCAGGGATGACGCTGCAGGCTCTGGAAGATCTCGCCATGCAAAACAACCCTGCGATTCAACAAGCGAATGCAGCCGCCAGCAAGGCTTCCGGCGTTCATTATCAAGTGGGACTCAAGCCAAACCCTTCGATCGGGTATTTCGGCGAAGAAATCGGCAACGAAGGAGCCGGTGGATTACAGGGGGCATATGTCTCTCAAACATTCGTTCGTGGCGACAAACTGGCCTGGAACCGACAAGTGATTGGGCATGACGTTGAATCGATGCGCTGGCAAGTCGAAACTCAAAGACAACGTGTCCGGACAGACATTCAGGTTCAGTTTTATCAAGCCTTAGCTGCCCAGAAACGATTAGAACTTGCCCGCGACTTCCGTGAAATTATGGAAAGAGGTGTTCAGGTCTCGAAGGAACGTGTCGAGGCACAAGTTGGAACCCGTCCAGATGTCCTGCAAAGCGAAATTCAGTTGAATGAAGTTGAGCTGGTGATTCAACGAGCAGAGTTTCAGTACGAAGCTGCCTGGAAAAAACTGGTCGCCCTTGTTGGAGTTTCCGACTTGCCACCACGCGTACTGATCGGTGAATTTCAAACAACACAAGATTCGCGTGATGCGGAAATGATCTATAACGAAATTGTCGCCCAAAGCCCCCTGCTCTCCGTTGCGTATGCCCGCGTACAACGGACCCAGGCCAACCTGCAGCGACAGAACGTGCAGGCGATTCCGAACGTCAATGCACAATTTGGAGTAGGACGCGACGATGGAACCGGAGACACTTTCGCGAACATTCAGCTGAGTCTGCCGATTCCATTCAACAACCAAAACGAAGGCAACATCTCTGCAGCTCATGCGGAATACTGCGAAGCGACTCAAAATGTGCAGCGCATCAAGATGCAGATTCGACAAAACCTTGCGGACGCCATGCGTGAATACCAGATCGCAAAATCCAAGGTGACTCGATATGAAACTGCGATTCTCCCGAAGGCGCAAGAAACGTTAGAACTTGTTCAGGAAGCTCAAGAAGCTGGCGAGTTTGACTTTCTCAGAGTATTGACCGCTCGTCGAACCTACTTCGATACGAACTTGAATTATGTCACGAGTTTGAGCGACCTGTCGACAGCCGATGCACGCATTTCAGGACTTCTCCTAACTGGTGGACTCAGTAATGTTGCCACTTATGATGGTGACGACAGCTTACGTGACCAGGCATTAAACGGGCAGTAA
- a CDS encoding ABC transporter permease translates to MFHLKTLPWEYGVRNLIRRPTRSLLTLAALTVVILLVFIVVGFIRGLETSLAVSGDEDVVLVYSMGAESNIENSAIPAQTGDLLAASIQGISTRGGKPCISSELYLGTRVRSETDQSESLGLIRGVTTTAPLVRRQVRIIEGDWPQAGEILVGKLAPAKLGWKSHKLKLGETVRFENRDWIVSGRFAAGSSAFESEIWCRLPDLQQTLKRQDISLVAMLLGPETSPAIVNLFCKERRDLELQSLSETEYFASLQRHYKPVLQLAWLVVALVAGAGVFAGLNMMYGAVAGRVRELATLQAIGFRRRAVLLSLIQEAVLLSTSAALIAGLIATFWLNGLAVRFTMGAFTLRVDSVAILIGSGTGLLLGVIGAIPPAFKALRLEIAQSLKAI, encoded by the coding sequence ATGTTCCATCTCAAAACGCTACCGTGGGAATACGGTGTCCGAAATTTAATTCGCAGGCCGACACGCAGCCTGTTGACGCTCGCTGCGTTAACAGTTGTGATTCTGTTGGTCTTTATAGTTGTCGGATTCATTCGAGGACTGGAAACCTCACTCGCGGTGAGCGGTGACGAAGATGTCGTACTCGTTTATTCAATGGGAGCCGAATCGAATATCGAAAACTCAGCGATCCCGGCACAAACAGGAGATTTACTTGCCGCGAGCATCCAGGGCATTTCAACGAGAGGAGGCAAACCCTGTATTTCCTCCGAGCTTTACCTTGGGACTCGTGTCAGATCTGAAACCGATCAGAGCGAATCACTCGGGCTCATTCGCGGTGTGACGACAACCGCTCCACTGGTGCGCCGACAGGTCCGAATCATTGAAGGAGACTGGCCACAAGCGGGGGAAATTCTGGTCGGGAAACTTGCCCCGGCTAAGCTTGGTTGGAAGTCCCACAAATTGAAACTGGGCGAGACGGTTCGGTTTGAAAACCGAGACTGGATTGTCAGTGGTCGATTTGCAGCGGGTAGTTCTGCGTTTGAATCAGAAATTTGGTGCCGACTTCCCGATTTACAACAAACACTCAAGCGTCAGGACATCAGCCTGGTTGCAATGTTGTTAGGGCCAGAAACTTCACCAGCAATCGTTAATCTGTTCTGTAAAGAGCGGAGAGATCTGGAACTCCAGTCTCTTTCGGAAACAGAATACTTCGCATCTTTACAACGTCATTACAAACCCGTTCTGCAACTTGCCTGGCTCGTTGTTGCGCTTGTCGCTGGAGCAGGAGTTTTTGCAGGCTTGAACATGATGTATGGAGCTGTTGCAGGTCGAGTTCGCGAGCTTGCAACGCTTCAGGCAATCGGGTTCCGTCGACGAGCGGTGCTGCTAAGTTTGATTCAGGAAGCCGTCTTACTGTCGACTTCAGCCGCTTTGATTGCGGGACTGATTGCCACGTTTTGGCTGAATGGGCTCGCTGTCAGATTCACAATGGGAGCTTTCACTCTCCGAGTCGACAGCGTCGCCATACTGATTGGGTCTGGAACCGGATTACTACTGGGAGTGATCGGTGCAATCCCACCTGCTTTCAAGGCGTTGCGATTAGAAATCGCACAGAGCCTGAAAGCGATATAA
- a CDS encoding efflux RND transporter periplasmic adaptor subunit — MTSQIDLKQLSSASPKGETRPEGQIQRPQRIISRYVLPAAILLGFVGMVGWAARDQFESSKAVTVVPVVVTRAEVQTAGTPLFQAAGWVEPRPSRRLATALTSGIVEEVYVVEGEQVEVGQKLARLIDTDAKLELQQAQANLALREAELQTTRAHATAAQQRLESPMKLQAQVADAQSTVADAELQQARLPFQIQTMKARAKFAEQSYLNRKDAGQAVARSLIQEAESEYVALNAELANLQNQSPLLEKRIEALRAKAEALQVEREKLIDERRSLNVADAEVQVAQARLLQAQLAVKNAELRLSRTVIKSPIQGRVLEVLAFPGSSVMGQNPQSNPEASTVVSLYHPEQLQIRADVRLEDLPLVHPGQPVLIETAISSTPIEGHVLLGTSRANIQKNTLEVKAAIHSPPESIRPEMLVRATFLAPDRESETENGNTEQERMLIPRKLVTETDSGSAVWIVSAERTAHQQKISLGTAGTDVLVEVTSGLTPTDRVISVGRENLQEGDKVAITNEEE; from the coding sequence ATGACCAGTCAAATTGATTTGAAGCAACTCTCATCGGCGTCACCGAAAGGTGAGACACGACCGGAAGGGCAGATTCAGCGCCCTCAGCGGATCATCTCACGTTACGTCCTTCCAGCGGCAATTCTTTTGGGATTTGTCGGCATGGTTGGATGGGCGGCACGTGATCAGTTTGAGAGTTCCAAGGCTGTTACGGTTGTCCCCGTTGTGGTGACTCGTGCAGAGGTCCAGACAGCTGGAACTCCGTTGTTTCAAGCTGCCGGTTGGGTCGAGCCGAGACCTTCTCGACGACTTGCCACGGCATTGACGTCGGGGATTGTTGAAGAAGTTTATGTCGTCGAAGGCGAGCAGGTTGAAGTGGGACAAAAGCTCGCGCGATTGATTGATACCGACGCAAAATTGGAATTGCAGCAGGCTCAGGCTAACCTTGCTCTCAGAGAAGCAGAGTTACAAACGACACGCGCACACGCCACGGCCGCTCAGCAGCGACTCGAGTCTCCAATGAAGCTGCAAGCGCAGGTCGCTGATGCGCAGTCCACAGTGGCAGATGCGGAATTACAACAGGCAAGGTTGCCATTTCAAATCCAAACAATGAAAGCGAGAGCCAAATTTGCGGAGCAAAGCTACCTGAATCGAAAAGATGCAGGTCAGGCCGTCGCTCGCAGTCTGATTCAGGAAGCGGAAAGTGAGTATGTCGCCTTGAATGCAGAGCTTGCAAACTTGCAGAATCAATCTCCACTGCTTGAGAAAAGAATCGAGGCACTTCGGGCGAAAGCGGAAGCATTGCAGGTCGAACGCGAGAAGCTCATCGATGAACGCCGCTCACTGAATGTGGCAGATGCAGAAGTTCAAGTCGCTCAAGCACGTCTCTTGCAGGCTCAACTCGCTGTGAAAAATGCGGAACTGAGACTCTCAAGAACGGTTATTAAATCTCCCATTCAAGGGCGGGTACTTGAAGTCCTCGCATTCCCCGGATCGTCTGTCATGGGACAAAACCCCCAGTCGAATCCGGAAGCAAGCACCGTTGTCAGCTTGTATCACCCCGAACAACTTCAAATTCGAGCAGATGTCCGACTGGAAGATCTCCCCTTGGTCCATCCCGGTCAGCCGGTCCTCATCGAAACCGCAATTTCAAGTACGCCCATCGAAGGACACGTCCTCCTCGGGACTTCTCGCGCGAACATTCAGAAGAACACACTTGAAGTTAAAGCTGCGATTCACTCACCACCTGAATCAATCCGGCCAGAGATGCTGGTCCGGGCAACGTTTCTCGCTCCTGATCGAGAAAGCGAAACAGAAAACGGAAATACAGAACAGGAACGCATGCTGATTCCACGAAAACTTGTCACCGAAACCGACTCGGGATCGGCAGTCTGGATTGTCTCCGCAGAACGGACAGCTCACCAACAGAAAATTTCCCTCGGAACTGCCGGCACCGATGTTCTGGTCGAAGTCACAAGTGGCCTCACACCGACCGACCGAGTCATCAGTGTTGGGCGGGAGAATCTTCAGGAAGGGGACAAAGTCGCCATCACAAATGAAGAAGAGTGA
- a CDS encoding ABC transporter ATP-binding protein: MALVEIRNLTKRFQSGEETISPLDGIDLDIEAEEFVSLMGPSGTGKSTLLNAVAGIDRPNEGSIIVNGTDLTKLSRAKLADWRSENLGYIFQTHNLVPVLTTYENIELPLLLLPLSAKQRQQRVEIALEAVGLTDRAGHYPRQMSGGQEQRVGIARAIVAGPKIVVADEPTGSLDISTSEQIQDLLQRINNELAITMLMVTHDPDVAAIAKRQIRLENGKIASDTVQGSQNGSGKNLRTQPV, from the coding sequence ATGGCACTCGTAGAAATTCGCAATCTGACAAAACGTTTTCAATCGGGAGAAGAAACGATTTCCCCTCTCGATGGGATCGATCTTGATATCGAGGCAGAAGAATTTGTTTCTCTCATGGGGCCCAGCGGAACAGGGAAGAGCACATTGCTCAACGCAGTCGCTGGTATCGACAGACCGAATGAAGGGAGCATCATCGTAAATGGAACCGACCTGACGAAACTGTCTCGTGCGAAATTAGCGGACTGGAGAAGCGAGAACCTCGGTTACATTTTTCAAACGCACAATCTCGTGCCGGTTCTCACAACGTATGAGAATATTGAACTTCCTCTGCTGTTGCTGCCGCTTTCCGCAAAGCAGCGGCAACAACGAGTCGAAATTGCATTGGAGGCAGTCGGACTTACAGACCGTGCCGGACATTACCCCCGGCAGATGTCCGGAGGACAGGAACAACGAGTCGGGATTGCCCGAGCAATTGTTGCCGGGCCGAAGATTGTTGTCGCGGATGAACCAACAGGGAGCCTCGACATTTCCACCAGCGAGCAGATTCAAGACCTCCTTCAGCGAATCAACAATGAACTTGCCATCACCATGTTGATGGTGACGCATGATCCAGACGTGGCTGCCATCGCAAAACGCCAGATCCGACTTGAAAACGGCAAGATCGCATCGGACACCGTGCAAGGTTCCCAGAATGGATCAGGAAAAAACCTGCGTACACAGCCGGTCTGA
- a CDS encoding ABC transporter permease yields the protein MFRFIPYILKSLLRHRMRSLLTVSGSAVAIFVFCFVGSIQEGLERLTNGDDAQQSLIVFQENRFCPTTSRLPEDYSRTINDIPGVKDVVPMQVWTNNCRASLDIVVFNGAPPEKLKSTRDLKLVAGDWGTFEKQHDAALVGRNIAQRRGLKPGSSFTIGDITVNVAGVFTSPVAAEENLIYTNLEFLQYRQDVDSAGLVTLHEVYLTEGADPESVSRSIDEALRTGPVPTTTRRKGAFQASTLADLVDLIGFAHYLGYACVGLVLSIVATTTVMSVQDRIVEHAILQVMGVRPGRLFRFILSESTVLCFLGGLLGTGVAMGVLYWSGLAIGAEGVTIAFRPSLPLALSAIVVSILVGLAAGIIPAFKASRASIVMALQE from the coding sequence ATGTTCCGCTTCATCCCTTACATCCTGAAGAGCCTCCTGCGACATCGCATGCGATCATTGCTGACCGTGAGCGGTTCAGCCGTTGCGATCTTTGTGTTCTGCTTTGTTGGCTCGATTCAAGAAGGATTAGAGCGGCTTACAAACGGAGACGATGCGCAGCAGTCTCTGATCGTCTTTCAGGAAAACCGCTTCTGCCCGACCACCAGCCGTCTTCCGGAAGACTATTCCCGGACTATCAATGATATTCCAGGTGTGAAAGATGTTGTCCCGATGCAGGTTTGGACAAACAACTGCCGCGCCAGTCTCGACATTGTCGTCTTTAATGGGGCTCCCCCTGAAAAGTTGAAATCGACCCGAGACCTGAAGCTCGTCGCTGGAGATTGGGGAACGTTTGAGAAGCAGCACGATGCTGCTCTCGTTGGTCGCAATATCGCTCAACGTCGTGGTCTGAAACCGGGCAGTTCGTTCACCATTGGGGATATCACAGTCAATGTGGCGGGGGTCTTCACATCTCCCGTCGCTGCTGAAGAGAATCTGATTTACACGAACCTTGAGTTCCTGCAGTACCGGCAAGATGTCGATTCAGCAGGATTGGTGACGCTGCACGAAGTGTACCTGACTGAAGGTGCCGATCCCGAGTCGGTGAGCCGTTCCATTGACGAAGCACTCCGGACCGGACCAGTCCCGACAACAACCCGCCGCAAGGGAGCCTTTCAAGCGAGCACGCTGGCGGATCTCGTCGACCTGATTGGTTTCGCTCACTATCTTGGTTATGCCTGTGTGGGTCTTGTCCTTTCAATCGTGGCGACGACAACGGTGATGTCTGTTCAAGACCGCATTGTAGAACATGCCATTCTGCAAGTCATGGGAGTTCGCCCCGGTCGGCTCTTTCGATTCATTCTGAGTGAGAGTACCGTCCTGTGCTTTCTCGGAGGTCTACTCGGAACAGGGGTTGCCATGGGCGTTCTCTACTGGAGTGGTCTTGCCATTGGAGCAGAAGGGGTCACAATCGCGTTCCGGCCTTCCTTACCGCTCGCTCTCTCAGCGATCGTAGTCTCAATTCTCGTGGGGCTCGCAGCCGGGATCATTCCGGCATTCAAAGCCTCTCGAGCCTCGATCGTCATGGCACTGCAGGAGTAG
- a CDS encoding universal stress protein, whose amino-acid sequence MKILLATDGSAHAEYAERFMANLLCQENSSIDLNVVSVSPSPDLHLIGAKFPTAVLDAVDECRQASQDVLDAVASRMKSRVCSIGESLLDGHAATAILEQIEESKPDLCVVGSHGWTFSERVFLGSVSNQVATHSDCSVLVVKPRENVLDEVRCQTILIAEDGTGSAVKALSKLKEHCNSQEIQVRLVSVVQNTFSVDPLMPEQFAGMQLREVEDKRTRLATLANQFRSDWKDIAFEVRSGNSVTREIIESANESEADLIVVSSDPKSLLKRVFLGSTGLGILHRSPCSVWIER is encoded by the coding sequence TGCCGAGTACGCCGAACGTTTTATGGCGAATTTACTATGCCAAGAAAACAGTTCGATCGATCTCAACGTCGTGTCTGTCTCTCCCTCTCCCGACTTGCATTTGATAGGTGCAAAGTTCCCAACTGCGGTTCTCGATGCCGTTGACGAATGCCGTCAAGCATCTCAAGATGTCCTCGATGCCGTCGCAAGCCGTATGAAGTCGAGAGTCTGTTCAATCGGTGAGTCACTCCTCGACGGTCATGCTGCGACTGCGATTTTGGAACAAATCGAAGAATCAAAACCGGACCTTTGCGTCGTCGGTTCGCATGGTTGGACATTCTCGGAACGCGTCTTTCTTGGAAGTGTCTCGAATCAGGTCGCAACGCATTCAGACTGTTCTGTCCTCGTTGTGAAGCCTCGCGAGAACGTACTGGACGAAGTTCGTTGTCAGACGATTCTGATTGCGGAAGACGGAACAGGTTCGGCAGTTAAGGCACTCTCGAAACTCAAGGAACATTGCAACAGCCAGGAGATCCAAGTCCGACTGGTTTCTGTTGTACAGAACACATTTTCAGTTGATCCTCTCATGCCAGAGCAATTTGCCGGAATGCAACTTCGCGAAGTCGAAGACAAGAGAACGCGGCTGGCGACATTGGCGAATCAATTTCGTTCGGACTGGAAGGACATTGCCTTCGAAGTTCGTTCAGGCAACAGTGTCACCCGCGAAATCATCGAGTCCGCCAATGAGAGTGAAGCAGATTTGATCGTCGTGAGCAGCGACCCTAAATCACTCTTGAAACGTGTTTTCCTGGGGAGCACAGGGCTCGGCATCCTGCACCGTTCACCTTGTTCCGTCTGGATCGAACGGTAA